A region of the Lycium barbarum isolate Lr01 chromosome 1, ASM1917538v2, whole genome shotgun sequence genome:
TTTACCGTAAGTGTATAATGCTTGTAAATGTCGTATAATGTTGTATACTGTGTACAAGCACTGATGTGAAAAACAAAAGTCGGTCATGCGAATGTAAATTGAAAATATGGCTATTTAGGTGTGATATATtatgttgggttggatatttttGTAAAAATCCCTTTTTTACTGAATTGATGGTGGATATTCGTCATTTTTCActattttaacaaaaaaaaggGTGCTTTCTTTTTACTGAATTGATGTTGGGTGTTCATTGAAAACCCAAATTGCAATTTCATCATCTTCACTCTCAGCAACTCTTTTCCCAATATGTAATTCATCTGCCATTTCAGTACAACCCAAGTTTTCTGTTCTTTGTTTACCTTCAAATTCAACAAAGTTACATATTTTCAACCAATCTAGAGTTTCAACAACTAAGGTTTTTGCTTCTCCTGAAGTTTTGGATGCCCAAAATGTATCTACTGATGTTGAGGTTTGTTAATCTTTTTGCTGAATTATTACTACACAAAATTGTAGTAACAAAAAAAGGTGCTTTCTTTTTagggaaacttacataaatatACCTTTCGGCCATCTAGTTTACCAAACATGGACGAAGTATACACTACCTATACACTTCAGCTGTATAGGTATGTATGGTATGTATATAGGTGTGTATATAggtgtgtatattatatgtataggtatgtatggtatatgtatatgtagtaTAAACTATCCATTACCTATACattgtgtacatattttgtaaTCTAGATGGCCGAATGGTATTTGACTGTAATTTTCCCTTTGGCGTCATTTTTCACTGTATTAACTGAAGAAGGTGCTTTCTTTTTACTGAATTGATGTTGGGTGTTTGTAATTATGTAGCTAATTATCAGTAGGCTAAACTGTATTAACAAAAAAAGGTTCTTTCTTTTTTACTGAATTGATGTTGGGATTTGTAATTTGTTAGCTAGTTATCAGTAGACCAAACTGTATTACCAAAAAAAAGGTGCTTTCTTCTTGTTGAATTGATGTTGGGTATTCATCATTTTGCTTTCTTTGTAGGATATTCCAGCTGTTTCGACTCTGAGTGTTGGTGGTGACTCTGATAAGGTAACCTTTCCCCGTTCTTGTTTTTTTATTTATAATGGTGTTGTTTGGGCTAGCTtgtgcgcacctcgactaatttcagAGGGTACCTACTATTTCTCGCCAACAAATGAGAAGAAATCACTTTCGCTTACTCCctttcgtcccaatttatgtgaggGTTATTGACTAGGTACGGAGTTTAAGATTGAAAGAAAGACTTTCGAAACTTgtagtctaaaacaagtcatatatatgtgtgtggctATGACTTATTGAAGTAAGAGTAAGATGTGAAGTTTAAAGTTGAATTCTTGCTAAATGTAGGTACTTATTGcgtctgtttcaatttgtttggctTAGTTTGatttgacacggagtttaagaaaataaagaagacttgtgaatcttgtggtcttaaattaaagatgtgcaTAATGGATCAAAATgtcatttgaatcttgtggtcttaaatatatCATGTAGGATGTTCGGTGTAaagagttactaaatatagaaactgacattctttttgaaacaaactaaaaaggaaaataagacaaacaaattgaaacagaggagtatcattctttttggaatTGACTCAGAAgtaaagagtgtcacataaattgggacatagGAGTGGTGATTTTGCCTCTGCTAGGATTCTCTTCTTGTTTTTTCTGTCCCAAATTAGTTGGGTTTGCCTATATGAATCATATGTATGCATTCACCACTATTAAGCTGGTGTTGAGAGGGATTCATTGTAGTTGGACTATTTTTAGTGAACCTATCTCAATCCGTAACCTTTATCCAGCTTGGGACACTGCTGTGCTTTGCTAATTTCACATAGGCAGTGTTCTCTATCTAGTCTTCGGGGTGATGCTCGACGACTCATGGTTCATTCAGAGCTTTTCGAACTGATGTTTTATATTATCTTCATTTTGTGTAGTTCTAAGAATAAAGGTTGAGGCCTAGTGgttaatgaagtgggttgagaatcATGAGGTCTCATGGTCAAATCCCAGTGGAGACAAAAATACTAAGTGATTTCTTCTCATATGTCCAAGTCATGATGGAAGAGTCACCCGGCacctgtgctggtgggaggtagcaagtACCCCATCTGTCCACTAGTTTCTGTCACTGCTAACAGAAACTAGCCTCATGGTGCGGGGAGAACATATGTGGACATCAAAAAGAAAAGGTGTATTATGCATATTATATCAGTAGAGAACTACGATGTCTATACCATCTAGCAGAATACAGATAGGGTTTGATTGTCCAAGCAAGTTATTGCTATAATGTTATAAAAAGCATTGCCAAACATCCAGCTGTCTGCAAATCTCTAAATTTCAGTTGACAGTAGAAAAATTTCCTTCATCCTGCATACACTCCATTCTATCCTTCTTCGCTTGTCAGTCTGCTGCGCGATGGAAACTCATCAGTGCCCATTGTTCTTCTAGTATGAGGTTAATTTGTTCTAGCCTGTGAAGTAAGGCTAAGATTCACTTGCATTTAATTGGAAGTTTCTTATAGGGAAATTTGCAGTGATATAATAACGTGCTCAACAGCCaaaaacttttgataaatgaGAGTACAAAGTGTTACACTGTTAGATTCCTCACGATTGGGGAAACAATGGGTCGTCCTCCCTTTCTGAAATAACCTGAAGCTTTAGTAGTGATCTGATCGCCCAAATATCTATGTGTGGACTATCCTTTCTCTATCACTATTCTGTTGTTATGCTTCATTATTATAGAAACCGCCAAACTGGGGTCATTAATATTAGTAGTAGTGTACTATCTTTTCTAGGCTATTTTGAGTTGCATTCCTTCCTGGCTAATAATGTCCTATTGATCTTTCACTGTTTCACGTTTGACATGCTATTCTGAAAATATTAATTGTTTGAATGTTCACTTCCATCCAGACTACCTATGTAATAGTTTGGTTAAACTAATTGTTGGTTCACTTGTTTGCACTGTAATTATGTCCTTTTAACGCTGAACAAATATTAGAATTATGACGGAATTGGGAAGGTCATTTGAGGGATTCCTTGGAAAGCTCAAAAAGTTTTACTTATAGTTAGGATGGTTCCCCGCACTCTGCATGAATGCCAGATGCTTCGTGCACCGGGCTTCCCTATTTTATAGTTAGGATGGACGTGGAAAGGTCATTGTCAGATAAGTAGTCAGTATGAGTTAAGCTTACGAACTATGCCGGGTTGTTCTCATTGAACATTAAGCTGGCTGTGCAGTATCAAAATTTACTAGCTTTAGCTGGATAAAAATGTTAATATTCCACTCCAAGTATTGTTGGCATCACCTAACAATCCATACTTATTTCCAGGCAGCACCAAAGCAGAAGATTAGGATCAAATTGAGGTCATACTGGGTACCGCTAATAGAAGACTCTTGTAAGCAAATTATGGATGCTGCAAGGACGACAAACGCAAAGACTGTGGGTCCCGTACCACTGCCCACCAAGAAGAGGATTTACTGTGTCCTCAAATCTCCACACGTTCACAAAGATGCCAGGTTCCATTTCGAAATAAGAACTCATCAGCGCCTTATTGACATTCTTTACCCGACTGCTCAAACTATTGACAAGTTAATGCTGCTCGACCTTCCTGCTGGTGTTGACGTTGAGGTCAAGCTGTGAGAAAATTGCTTCTCCTCCTTGTTTAATGTAGTAACCTTGTTTTATCTCTTGCTAGTTCGTTTCTGGTTTTGGATTTTGTACTAGTAGAGACTTTTGCACAATCATTTGTTGGGGAAAGTATTGTAGATGCATATCTTTTTTTGTGTAACTATTTGGATTACTGGAATAGTTAGCATCTTTTCAATCTCATATCATGTGTACCATTACATGCTAACAATTTTCCTTTCGATGATATCTCTTATTGTTTGATAATTCTGATGTCTGTTGATGTTGAGTACTTACCTATAAGTAGGAAAAAGGCTGagagcccatttggattagctgaaaaaaagtggcttt
Encoded here:
- the LOC132627974 gene encoding small ribosomal subunit protein uS10c, encoding MAISSSSLSATLFPICNSSSISVQPKFSVLCLPSNSTKLHIFNQSRVSTTKVFASPEVLDAQNVSTDVEDIPAVSTLSVGGDSDKAAPKQKIRIKLRSYWVPLIEDSCKQIMDAARTTNAKTVGPVPLPTKKRIYCVLKSPHVHKDARFHFEIRTHQRLIDILYPTAQTIDKLMLLDLPAGVDVEVKL